A DNA window from Drosophila sechellia strain sech25 chromosome X, ASM438219v1, whole genome shotgun sequence contains the following coding sequences:
- the LOC116802232 gene encoding peroxisomal multifunctional enzyme type 2, with product MSSSDGKLRYDGRVAVVTGAGAGLGREYALLFAERGAKVVVNDLGGTHSGEGASQRAADIVVDEIRKAGGEAVADYNSVIDGAKVIETAINAFGRVDILVNNAGILRDRSLVKTSEQDWNLVNDVHLKGSFKCTQAAFPYMKKQNYGRIIMTSSNSGIYGNFGQANYSAAKMGLIGLANTVAIEGARNNVLCNVIVPTAASRMTEGILPDILFNELKPKLIAPVVAYLCHESCEDNGSYIESAAGWATKVHIVRGQGAVLRPSLDDPVTIEYVKDVWSNVTDMSRAKHLGAIGEASGTLLEVLEKLKEGGGDAVEDTFEFNSKELITYALGIGASIKNAKDMRFLYENDADFAAIPSFFVLPGLLLQMSTDKLVTKALPNSQVDFTNILHGEQYLEIVDDLPTSGTLLTSGKVFDVMDKGSGAVVVTNCESFDENGRLLVRNQSSTFVVGAGKFGGKKEPIAGVVPLQPAPNRQPDATVQYATSEDQAALYRLSGDKNPLHIDPQMALLAGFKTPILHGLCTLGFSVRAVLAQFADNNPALFKAVKVRFSGPVIPGQSLRVDMWKQGTRINFRTVVVETGKEVISGAYVDLKSSQAKL from the exons ATGTCCTCATCCGATGGAAAACTTCGTTACGACGGCCGTGTGGCGGTGGTGACGGGAGCTGGCGCCGGTTTGGGCCGCGAGTACGCACTGCTCTTCGCGGAGCGTGGAGCCAAGGTGGTGGTCAACGATCTGGGTGGCACCCACTCCGGCGAGGGAGCCTCGCAGCGGGCCGCCGACATTGTGGTGGATGAAATCCGTAAGGCCGGCGGCGAGGCGGTGGCCGACTACAACTCGGTGATCGATGGGGCAAAGGTCATCGAGACGGCCATCAATGCTTTCGGACGCGTCGATATCCTGGTCAACAATGCCGGCATTCTGCGCGACAGGAGTCTGGTGAAGACCAGCGAACAGGACTGGAATCTGGTCAACGATGTCCATCTGAAGGGCAGCTTCAAGTGCACCCAGGCGGCATTCCCGTACATGAAGAAGCAGAACTATGGCCGCATCATTATGACCTCGTCCAACTCGGGCATCTATGGTAATTTCGGGCAGGCCAACTACTCGGCCGCCAAGATGGGCCTCATCGGATTGGCCAACACGGTGGCCATCGAGGGCGCCCGCAACAACGTACTTTGCAACGTCATCGTGCCCACTGCAGCCAGTCGAATGACCGAGGGCATCCTGCCCGACATCCTCTTCAACGAGCTGAAGCCCAAGCTTATTGCTCCCGTGGTGGCCTACTTGTGCCACGAGTCCTGCGAGGATAATG GTAGCTATATCGAGAGTGCCGCCGGTTGGGCCACCAAGGTGCACATTGTTCGCGGCCAGGGCGCTGTGCTGCGTCCTTCGCTGGACGACCCCGTGACCATTGAGTACGTCAAGGATGTGTGGTCGAATGTGACCGACATGTCCAGGGCCAAGCACTTGGGCGCCATCGGAGAGGCCTCCGGCACCCTGCTGGAAGTGCTTGAGAAGCTCAAGGAAGGCGGCGGCGACGCCGTCGAGGATACCTTCGAGTTCAATAGCAAAGAGCTTATCACCTACGCCCTGGGCATTGGGGCATCCATCAAAAACGCGAAGGACATGCGCTTCCTGTACGAAAACGATGCCGATTTCGCCGCCATTCCATCTTTCTTCGTTCTGCCCGGCCTCCTGCTGCAAATGTCCACCGACAAGCTGGTCACCAAGGCTTTGCCCAATAGCCAGGTGGACTTCACCAACATTCTGCACGGCGAACAGTACCTGGAGATCGTCGACGATCTGCCCACCAGTGGCACTTTGCTGACCAGCGGCAAGGTCTTCGATGTTATGGACAAGGGATCCGGCGCCGTGGTCGTCACCAATTGCGAGTCGTTCGACGAAAATGGCCGCCTGTTGGTGCGCAACCAGAGCAGCACTTTCGTTGTCGGCGCTGGCAAATTCGGCGGCAAGAAGGAGCCCATCGCCGGTGTAGTTCCGCTGCAGCCGGCGCCCAATCGCCAGCCGGACGCAACCGTCCAGTACGCGACCAGCGAGGACCAGGCGGCGCTGTACCGTCTGTCCGGCGACAAGAACCCCCTGCATATCGATCCCCAGATGGCCCTGCTGGCCGGCTTCAAGACACCCATCCTCCATGGACTCTGCACACTGGGCTTCTCGGTGCGCGCCGTGCTCGCTCAGTTTGCGGACAACAACCCGGCTCTGTTCAAAGCAGTCAAAGTGCGCTTCTCCGGACCCGTGATTCCGGGCCAGAGTTTGCGCGTGGACATGTGGAAGCAGGGCACACGCATCAACTTCCGCACCGTGGTCGTGGAGACCGGCAAGGAGGTCATATCCGGTGCCTACGTCGACCTGAAGAGCTCACAGGCCAAGCTGTAA
- the LOC116802191 gene encoding proteasome subunit alpha type-7-1 → MSSRYDRAVTIFSPDGHLLQVEYAQEAVRKGSTAVGVRGANCVVLGVEKKSVAKLQEDRKVRKICMLDNHVVMAFAGLTADARIMINRAQVECQSHRLNVEDPVTLEYITRFIAQLKQKYTQSNGRRPFGISCLIGGFDADGSAHLFQTEPSGIFYEYKANATGRSAKVVREFFEKSYREEEVANEHGAVKLAIRALLEVAQSGQNNLEVAIMENGKPLKMLDTDVITEYVKSIEKEKEEELEKKKQKK, encoded by the exons ATGTCCTCACGTTACGATCGTGCTGTAACCATATTCTCGCCCGACGGTCACCTCCTGCAGGTGGAGTACGCCCAGGAGGCCGTTCGCAAGGGTTCGACTGCG GTCGGAGTTCGCGGCGCCAACTGCGTTGTCCTTGGCGTGGAGAAGAAGTCGGTGGCCAAACTGCAGGAGGATCGAAAGGTGCGCAAGATTTGCATGCTCGACAACCACGTTGTAATGGCTTTTGCCGGTCTCACGGCCGACGCTCGCATCATGATCAACCGTGCCCAGGTGGAGTGCCAGAGCCATCGCCTCAATGTCGAGGATCCTGTGACCCTCGAGTACATAACCAG ATTCATTGCCCAGCTGAAGCAAAAATACACGCAGAGCAATGGCCGCCGTCCCTTCGGCATTTCCTGCCTTATTGGCGGCTTCGATGCAGATGGCTCTGCGCATCTGTTCCAGACTGAGCCGTCGGGCATTTTCTACGAGTACAAGGCTAACGCCACCGGGCGTTCGGCAAAGGTTGTGCGCGAGTTCTTCGAGAAGTCCTACCGCGAGGAGGAGGTGGCCAACGAGCACGGAGCCGTCAAACTGGCCATTCGTGCGCTGCTGGAGGTGGCACAGTCGGGCCAGAACAATCTGGAGGTGGCCATCATGGAGAACGGCAAGCCACTGAAAATGCTGGACACCGATGTCATTACCGAATATGTTAAGAGCATcgagaaggagaaggaggaggagctcgagaagaagaaacagaaaaagtaA